In Shewanella sp. VB17, a single genomic region encodes these proteins:
- the lptF gene encoding LPS export ABC transporter permease LptF — translation MIVFRYLIREVLKAQIAVLFVLLAIFISQSFVSVLANASDGDFPTSLVLTLLGLNLPELLVLVLPLSLFLGILMAHGRMYAESEMVVLHNVGVSEWYITRVTLLLAVVNMLITGVLSVYVKPWAEEQQNQVFEQGQSEAGLAAITPGRFQTSSNGRAVLFVEKIGRDNELDKVFVAQLPDPEAEVGLSHIVVAQGGKVIEDETGGQRLQLHNGVQYQATAKEVNFQVIEFGHYQMDIKDQEINERGLELSALPLKELMALEGPESNAEFHWRLAIPLSIPLLTLIAVPMARVNVRQGKFAKMFPAILLYLGYFGLMIAGRKALEDGVIPSYFGMWWIHLSALFFGGLLLGKERTSGIKFTGLFKRKQGVA, via the coding sequence GTGATTGTATTTAGATACTTGATTCGAGAAGTTTTAAAGGCACAAATAGCGGTACTTTTTGTATTGTTAGCTATTTTTATTAGCCAAAGTTTTGTCAGTGTATTGGCAAATGCCTCTGACGGGGATTTTCCCACCTCATTAGTCTTGACTCTCTTGGGGCTCAATTTACCTGAGCTATTAGTCTTGGTCCTTCCTTTAAGCTTATTTTTGGGTATTTTAATGGCCCATGGCCGTATGTATGCTGAAAGTGAAATGGTGGTATTGCATAATGTAGGTGTCAGTGAGTGGTACATTACTCGAGTGACACTACTTTTAGCAGTAGTCAATATGTTGATAACCGGAGTACTTTCTGTTTATGTTAAACCTTGGGCTGAAGAGCAGCAAAATCAGGTATTCGAGCAAGGACAATCTGAAGCAGGTTTAGCGGCAATAACTCCTGGGCGTTTTCAAACTAGTTCTAACGGTAGGGCTGTACTTTTTGTTGAGAAAATTGGCCGCGATAACGAATTGGATAAGGTGTTTGTTGCACAGTTGCCGGATCCGGAAGCTGAAGTTGGACTGAGCCATATCGTGGTTGCCCAAGGGGGTAAGGTTATTGAAGACGAAACCGGCGGGCAACGTTTACAGCTCCATAATGGTGTGCAGTATCAAGCAACAGCTAAGGAAGTTAATTTTCAAGTGATTGAGTTTGGCCATTATCAAATGGACATAAAAGATCAAGAGATCAACGAGCGTGGTCTTGAACTGTCAGCACTCCCTTTGAAAGAATTAATGGCGCTAGAGGGGCCTGAGAGCAATGCGGAATTTCACTGGCGTTTGGCTATCCCGTTGTCTATTCCTTTGCTGACGTTAATAGCAGTGCCTATGGCTCGTGTTAATGTGCGCCAAGGAAAGTTTGCTAAAATGTTTCCTGCTATTTTACTGTATCTTGGTTATTTTGGCTTGATGATTGCGGGAAGAAAAGCGCTAGAGGATGGGGTGATACCCAGCTATTTTGGCATGTGGTGGATCCATTTGTCAGCCTTGTTTTTTGGAGGGTTACTCCTAGGTAAAGAGCGAACTTCAGGCATTAAATTCACAGGGCTTTTTAAACGTAAGCAAGGTGTCGCATGA
- the pepA gene encoding leucyl aminopeptidase gives MEFSVKSGSPEKQRSACIVVGVYEPRRLSGIAEQLDKISEGYISNLLRRGDLEGKPGQMLLLHHVPNVLSERVLLVGCGKERELDERQYKQIITNTIKRLNETGSMEAVCFLTELHVKGRDTYWKVREAVETTQNCLYSFNVLKTNKDETRRPLRKLVFNVPTRRELAVGERAIEHGIAVSSGMQLCRDVANMPPNICNPAYLASQARQIAEVSEELTVTTVGEEQMAKIGMNAYLAVGRGSDNESIMTIMEYKGALDSTQKPIVLIGKGLTFDSGGISLKPGEAMDEMKYDMGGAAGVIGAMKALCEMKLPINVVGILAGCENMPSSNAYRPGDILTTMSGQTVEVLNTDAEGRLVLCDVLTYVDRFDPELVIDTATLTGACVIALGKHASGLFSGHNPLAHELLNAGEQSGDRAWRMPLWDEYQEHLESPFADMTNLGGRAGGAITAACFLSRFTKKYNWAHLDVAGTAWNSGANKGSTGRPVPLLTQFLINRAGVEQGD, from the coding sequence ATGGAGTTTAGCGTTAAAAGCGGTAGTCCAGAGAAACAACGATCGGCTTGTATCGTCGTTGGCGTATATGAACCTCGACGTTTATCTGGTATTGCCGAACAGCTTGATAAAATTAGTGAAGGATACATCAGCAATCTACTTCGTCGCGGTGACTTGGAAGGAAAGCCAGGACAGATGCTACTTTTACACCATGTACCAAACGTGCTTAGTGAACGTGTGTTACTGGTTGGGTGTGGGAAGGAGCGTGAACTCGATGAACGCCAATATAAGCAAATTATCACAAACACCATTAAAAGGCTTAATGAAACAGGTTCTATGGAAGCCGTTTGCTTTTTAACTGAATTGCATGTTAAAGGTCGTGATACTTATTGGAAAGTACGTGAAGCAGTTGAAACCACACAAAACTGCCTTTACAGTTTCAATGTACTAAAAACCAACAAAGACGAAACTCGTCGTCCCCTACGTAAGTTAGTTTTCAATGTCCCCACTCGTCGAGAATTGGCTGTCGGTGAACGGGCAATTGAACACGGTATTGCCGTCTCTTCAGGTATGCAACTTTGCCGTGATGTCGCTAACATGCCACCGAACATCTGTAACCCCGCCTACCTAGCTTCACAAGCACGTCAAATAGCTGAAGTCAGTGAAGAGCTAACCGTGACAACTGTCGGTGAAGAGCAAATGGCGAAAATAGGCATGAACGCTTATTTAGCCGTCGGACGTGGCAGTGATAACGAATCCATTATGACCATTATGGAATATAAAGGTGCACTCGACAGCACTCAAAAGCCCATTGTCTTAATCGGTAAAGGCCTCACGTTTGACTCCGGTGGCATCTCACTTAAGCCAGGTGAAGCCATGGATGAAATGAAGTACGACATGGGAGGCGCAGCAGGTGTGATTGGAGCGATGAAAGCCCTCTGTGAAATGAAATTACCTATCAATGTTGTCGGTATTCTTGCTGGTTGTGAAAATATGCCTTCTAGCAATGCTTACCGCCCAGGCGACATTCTCACGACAATGTCGGGGCAAACGGTCGAAGTATTAAACACCGATGCCGAAGGTCGGTTAGTGCTCTGTGATGTATTAACCTATGTTGATCGCTTCGATCCTGAACTCGTGATTGATACAGCAACGCTAACCGGAGCCTGTGTTATTGCACTGGGTAAGCACGCATCTGGTCTGTTTTCTGGGCACAACCCACTCGCACATGAACTGTTAAACGCAGGAGAGCAAAGTGGTGATCGTGCATGGCGCATGCCTTTGTGGGATGAGTATCAAGAACACCTTGAGAGCCCATTTGCCGATATGACTAACCTAGGCGGTCGCGCTGGCGGTGCGATCACTGCCGCTTGTTTCTTGTCACGCTTTACTAAAAAGTACAATTGGGCACACTTAGATGTTGCAGGTACCGCTTGGAATAGTGGTGCGAATAAAGGTTCAACCGGACGTCCAGTTCCTTTGCTGACTCAATTTTTGATCAATCGAGCCGGTGTTGAACAAGGCGATTAA
- a CDS encoding RDD family protein produces the protein MKKSSRPNSEHANCPRAGFFRRCGAITYDLLLAVAVYMIAGAIGFGAFTGLVYYDVIDMGNTQHVSDLLNQTPLYKAIYQSWIVLCVSLFYIAFWSHGGQTLGMRAWRLKVQHPNGQSLSFITASARVIWSLLGIGNLWILINGDKLALQDMMTRSEVVVLSKAANQMRNWHGV, from the coding sequence ATGAAGAAAAGTTCAAGGCCAAATAGTGAACATGCAAATTGTCCTCGTGCAGGATTCTTTCGCCGTTGCGGTGCTATCACGTATGATTTATTACTCGCCGTTGCCGTTTATATGATCGCTGGTGCCATTGGATTTGGTGCTTTTACTGGCTTAGTTTACTATGATGTTATCGATATGGGTAATACTCAGCATGTATCCGATTTACTCAATCAAACGCCTTTATACAAGGCGATATATCAATCTTGGATAGTACTATGTGTTAGCCTGTTTTATATCGCTTTTTGGAGCCATGGCGGACAAACATTAGGCATGAGAGCTTGGCGATTGAAGGTACAACATCCTAATGGACAAAGCCTGAGTTTTATTACTGCATCAGCACGAGTGATCTGGTCACTACTTGGTATCGGAAATCTGTGGATCTTAATTAATGGTGATAAACTTGCTTTACAAGATATGATGACTCGCTCTGAAGTCGTTGTTCTCTCTAAAGCAGCGAACCAAATGCGCAACTGGCACGGGGTATAA
- a CDS encoding thioesterase II family protein: MNIYNNDWFVIPKPNPNSTLTLICFPYAGGSAQVFMQWVKALPANTEVVIIQAPGRGARMGELAYSDMNLLIKELIKFIPPLLDKPYVLFGHSLGSRIAFELMSQINKLRLTLPKHFIASGSRGPHLKSIKRSVYHLPDNEFIKELEELNGTPKAVLENKELMELFLPLLRADFEISDRYCYQEDDKYAVDLTVLGGEDDTITFETLESWGDFFTQEKKVTLLKGDHFFIDSHRDLVLQQVSNILELTTKSVKNDSSCAMSS, encoded by the coding sequence ATGAATATATACAATAATGACTGGTTTGTGATCCCTAAGCCTAACCCCAACTCAACGTTGACTCTTATTTGTTTTCCTTATGCTGGTGGAAGCGCTCAAGTATTTATGCAATGGGTTAAGGCTTTACCTGCCAACACTGAAGTTGTGATCATACAAGCGCCTGGTCGTGGTGCTAGGATGGGTGAACTTGCATATTCTGATATGAATTTGTTGATTAAAGAATTGATTAAATTTATTCCTCCTTTACTTGATAAGCCTTATGTTCTTTTTGGTCATAGTTTAGGCAGCCGAATCGCATTTGAGCTAATGAGCCAAATAAATAAATTAAGACTAACATTACCGAAGCATTTTATAGCTTCTGGAAGTCGAGGCCCGCATCTTAAATCGATAAAAAGATCAGTCTATCATTTACCTGATAATGAATTTATTAAAGAATTGGAAGAGTTAAACGGTACCCCTAAAGCGGTATTGGAGAATAAAGAGCTGATGGAACTTTTTTTACCTTTACTAAGAGCTGATTTTGAAATATCGGATAGATATTGTTATCAAGAAGATGACAAGTATGCTGTCGATTTGACGGTACTTGGAGGTGAAGATGATACCATTACTTTCGAGACATTAGAAAGTTGGGGAGATTTTTTTACACAAGAAAAAAAGGTAACTTTACTTAAAGGTGATCACTTTTTTATCGATAGCCATAGGGATCTAGTATTGCAACAGGTTAGCAATATACTGGAGTTAACGACCAAATCGGTGAAAAACGACAGTTCATGTGCGATGAGCTCCTGA
- a CDS encoding DUF2960 domain-containing protein, which produces MARRITYKYKKQAKEINFAYDKFNNIHEAVAAAEGVDLTRYHMMEQQVVMTSKGKSAARDFRDKEFTKMGFTDIYYIKDDPKEN; this is translated from the coding sequence ATGGCTCGTAGAATTACCTACAAATACAAGAAACAGGCTAAAGAGATAAACTTTGCCTATGACAAGTTTAATAACATACATGAAGCTGTTGCAGCAGCCGAGGGAGTTGACCTCACTCGCTACCACATGATGGAACAGCAAGTGGTGATGACATCAAAAGGTAAGTCTGCAGCTCGAGATTTTCGAGATAAAGAATTTACAAAAATGGGGTTTACCGATATCTATTACATTAAAGATGATCCTAAAGAGAACTAA
- the lptG gene encoding LPS export ABC transporter permease LptG produces MRILDFYIARTLVSTSALCLLILTGLSGIIKWVDQLRVVGRGTYSMVDAGIYVLFLLPRDIEMFFPMAVLLGALIGMGMLASNSELVVMQSAGLSRFQIALSAMKTAVPLMLMIMVLGEWGAPEAEKRANELKAMKTSGGSLIKSSRGIWAKDGDLFVNIGEIENINHLRNITLYEFNETLSLIRTIHAERGIFSNDHWRLIDVRQTDLTDEKITLTDLTLYNWQSTLTPDKLSAVSVKPESLSIQGLMDYLDYLKVNNQNSVRYELALWRKFMQPVTVAVMMLVALSFVFGPLRSVTMGARVLLGVIAGFIFYISSEIFGPMTLVYGLPAYIGAMMPALIFSAVAIYFIRK; encoded by the coding sequence ATGAGAATTTTAGATTTCTATATTGCCCGCACTTTGGTCAGTACTTCAGCCTTGTGTTTACTTATTCTTACTGGGTTGTCGGGCATTATTAAGTGGGTAGACCAGTTACGTGTAGTGGGCCGTGGAACGTATTCGATGGTCGATGCTGGGATTTATGTTTTGTTTTTACTCCCACGAGACATAGAGATGTTTTTTCCTATGGCAGTGCTATTAGGTGCCTTGATTGGCATGGGGATGTTGGCATCAAATTCTGAATTAGTGGTAATGCAGTCTGCAGGGTTATCAAGGTTTCAAATTGCATTATCGGCGATGAAAACTGCGGTTCCATTAATGCTTATGATCATGGTACTCGGAGAGTGGGGAGCACCGGAAGCAGAGAAAAGAGCAAATGAACTTAAGGCGATGAAAACATCTGGTGGAAGTTTAATTAAATCCAGTCGTGGAATTTGGGCTAAAGATGGTGATCTTTTCGTTAATATAGGTGAAATTGAAAATATTAATCATCTACGTAATATTACGTTGTATGAGTTTAATGAGACACTCTCACTGATCCGAACTATCCATGCTGAGCGCGGTATTTTCTCTAACGATCATTGGCGTCTTATCGATGTTAGGCAAACCGATTTGACTGATGAGAAGATAACGTTAACTGATTTAACCTTATATAATTGGCAATCGACCTTGACGCCAGACAAACTGAGTGCGGTATCCGTTAAACCTGAGTCCTTGTCGATACAAGGTTTAATGGATTATTTAGATTATTTGAAAGTGAACAATCAAAATTCAGTTCGCTATGAATTGGCATTGTGGCGAAAGTTCATGCAGCCAGTGACTGTGGCTGTGATGATGTTGGTGGCACTCTCATTTGTCTTTGGTCCGTTAAGAAGCGTCACTATGGGTGCTCGAGTTCTGCTGGGGGTTATTGCAGGTTTTATTTTTTATATTAGTAGTGAAATTTTTGGCCCTATGACATTAGTTTATGGACTGCCAGCTTATATTGGCGCCATGATGCCAGCCTTGATATTCAGTGCTGTGGCGATTTATTTTATTAGGAAATAA